Proteins co-encoded in one Campylobacter ornithocola genomic window:
- the efp gene encoding elongation factor P: MASYGMGDLKKGLKIEIDGIPFKIVEYQHVKPGKGPAFVRIKIKSFIDGKVLEKTFHAGDKCESPNLEEKQMQYLYDDGENCQFMDTQTYEQVAISDEDVGEAKKWMLDGTMVDVLFHNGKAIGVEVPQVMELKIIETAPNFKGDTQGSNKKPATLETGAVVQIPFHVLEGEVIRVDTVRGEYIERANK; encoded by the coding sequence ATGGCTTCTTATGGAATGGGAGATCTAAAAAAAGGTTTAAAGATAGAAATTGATGGTATTCCTTTTAAAATCGTAGAATATCAACACGTAAAACCAGGTAAAGGTCCTGCATTTGTACGTATTAAAATTAAATCTTTTATTGATGGCAAGGTTTTAGAAAAAACTTTCCATGCAGGAGATAAATGCGAATCTCCAAATTTAGAAGAAAAACAAATGCAATATCTATATGATGATGGTGAGAATTGTCAATTTATGGATACTCAAACTTACGAGCAAGTTGCAATTAGTGATGAAGATGTGGGTGAAGCTAAAAAATGGATGCTTGATGGAACTATGGTAGATGTTTTATTTCATAATGGAAAAGCAATCGGCGTTGAAGTACCTCAAGTAATGGAGCTAAAAATCATCGAAACAGCACCAAATTTTAAAGGTGATACTCAAGGGTCGAATAAAAAACCAGCTACTTTGGAAACAGGTGCGGTTGTGCAAATTCCTTTCCATGTATTAGAAGGAGAGGTAATCCGTGTCGATACTGTACGCGGTGAATATATAGAAAGAGCAAACAAATAA
- a CDS encoding type II secretion system protein: MQTKKAFTLIELVFCMMIIAILSMVAYPYFSFGKNDAKLIQVKSEVELINASLSLLRNQFLFKESNNFPTILDEALIDTENQKLFFCSNLQNRANQCTYSVLEKPIISNKKSWMKIANAQYRFFINTKNYIDFSYNSEKVFLECVSLNCKDYGF; the protein is encoded by the coding sequence ATGCAAACAAAAAAAGCTTTTACTTTGATAGAGCTTGTTTTTTGTATGATGATTATTGCTATTCTTAGTATGGTTGCTTATCCGTATTTTTCCTTTGGAAAAAATGATGCTAAACTCATTCAAGTTAAAAGTGAAGTAGAGCTTATTAACGCTTCTTTATCTTTGCTTAGAAATCAGTTTTTATTTAAAGAAAGTAATAATTTTCCAACAATTTTGGATGAAGCTTTGATTGATACTGAAAATCAAAAATTATTTTTTTGCTCTAATTTACAAAATCGTGCAAATCAATGTACTTATAGTGTTTTAGAAAAGCCAATTATTTCAAATAAAAAATCATGGATGAAAATAGCAAATGCTCAATATAGATTTTTCATAAATACTAAAAATTACATAGATTTTTCTTATAATAGTGAAAAAGTTTTTTTAGAATGTGTGAGTTTAAATTGTAAGGATTATGGGTTTTGA
- the ispG gene encoding flavodoxin-dependent (E)-4-hydroxy-3-methylbut-2-enyl-diphosphate synthase → MEYQRYKTRQIKVGDVLIGGDAPISVQSMLFTKTRDIEGCLEQLNRLYFAGANIVRLACLDMVDARALKEIKAKSPLPLIVDIHFNHKLAVFCAEFIDGVRINPGNIGSKENIKEVVQVCKQRQIPIRIGVNHGSIEKQFSNKYGYNIQAMLESALYNIKLLEDLDFFDIKISMKTSDVQNTIKAYEALRPLCDYPFHLGVTEAGTKFHSTVKSSIALGNLLLKGIGDTLRVSMTGELEEEIRVARAILQDSGVQKSGVNIISCPTCGRIQSDLIKAIKIVEEKTKHIKEPLNISVMGCVVNALGEAKGADVAIAFGKNQGLVIRHGEVVAKLKENELVERFLLEVEDEVKLRKKD, encoded by the coding sequence ATGGAATATCAAAGATACAAAACAAGGCAAATAAAAGTAGGTGATGTTTTAATAGGTGGTGATGCTCCTATCTCGGTGCAATCCATGCTTTTTACTAAAACAAGGGATATTGAAGGTTGTTTAGAGCAGCTTAACAGGCTTTATTTTGCGGGTGCAAATATAGTACGTTTAGCATGTTTGGATATGGTGGATGCAAGAGCTTTAAAAGAAATCAAAGCAAAAAGTCCCTTGCCTTTAATAGTAGATATACATTTTAATCACAAGTTGGCGGTTTTTTGTGCTGAATTTATTGATGGGGTGAGAATTAATCCTGGCAATATAGGCTCAAAGGAAAATATCAAAGAAGTAGTGCAAGTTTGCAAGCAAAGACAAATTCCTATTAGAATAGGCGTAAACCATGGTTCCATAGAAAAGCAATTTAGCAATAAATATGGCTATAACATTCAGGCTATGCTTGAGAGTGCTTTATATAATATAAAATTATTGGAAGATTTAGACTTTTTTGATATTAAAATTTCTATGAAAACTTCAGATGTACAAAATACTATAAAGGCTTATGAGGCTTTAAGACCACTTTGTGACTATCCATTTCATTTGGGGGTTACTGAAGCAGGAACTAAATTTCATAGCACAGTTAAAAGCTCAATTGCTTTAGGAAATTTACTTTTAAAGGGTATAGGAGATACCTTGAGAGTTTCTATGACAGGGGAACTTGAAGAAGAGATTAGAGTGGCAAGGGCTATTTTGCAAGATAGTGGAGTGCAAAAGAGTGGAGTAAATATCATCTCATGTCCAACTTGTGGAAGAATTCAAAGTGATTTGATTAAAGCAATTAAAATAGTAGAAGAAAAAACTAAACATATAAAAGAACCATTAAATATAAGTGTTATGGGTTGTGTAGTAAATGCCTTGGGTGAAGCTAAGGGTGCTGATGTGGCTATTGCTTTTGGGAAAAATCAAGGTTTGGTTATAAGACATGGTGAAGTGGTGGCAAAATTAAAAGAAAATGAACTTGTAGAAAGATTTTTACTTGAAGTAGAAGATGAGGTAAAGCTTAGAAAGAAAGACTAG
- a CDS encoding LTA synthase family protein produces the protein MALFISLCCVFLNLKILHYKITKNNYKIHTLLILNIILIFIYILALRGPFKHVAINVQNYSFSEFKVVNDIMLNPIMAFAWAHKQYKEEQKIPSIDDNTAKEIQSKLFPYIDISQNNPIADTIKPSIFLNIMESFGLEIDEYSSKETNFLGELKQHFEEDFLFKRFLSSSNGTIPSLANLLFISPFSNISTSKFQTIKLPLTPIEIYKKAGYKVIFISAGNGSWQNIKEYLKKQGVDEIIDENSIINSYPQAKTTQNGYGISDEFLYKKAYEILQDNPYKTLIIALTISNHPPYLDYNIKINHDQIPNELLKLLPYDHKKQLAILKAYTYANNEFGKFLSKIKQSKLKDKIIIAATGDHRTRDLKNNLYNTKAFSYSVPFYLYIPKVLQYNINYNKNRVGSHKDIFPTLYNISLNNIEYISIGGRNMLGLTKNKKLEFGINDALWIDNQGVYTANKGYFFESNTSIKNTNQEIILDKYHKEFQELYYKLNWWQLNKRLNN, from the coding sequence TTGGCTTTATTTATTTCTCTATGTTGTGTATTTTTAAATTTAAAAATTTTACATTATAAAATCACTAAAAACAACTATAAAATTCATACCTTATTAATTTTAAATATCATTTTAATTTTTATATACATTTTAGCTCTTAGAGGACCGTTTAAACACGTTGCTATTAATGTTCAAAACTATTCTTTTAGTGAATTCAAAGTTGTAAATGATATTATGCTAAATCCTATAATGGCTTTTGCTTGGGCTCATAAACAATACAAAGAAGAACAAAAAATACCCTCAATTGATGATAACACTGCAAAAGAAATTCAAAGTAAATTGTTTCCTTATATAGACATAAGTCAAAATAACCCTATAGCAGATACTATAAAACCGAGTATCTTTTTAAATATAATGGAAAGTTTTGGTCTAGAAATTGATGAGTATAGTTCTAAAGAAACAAACTTTTTAGGTGAATTAAAACAACATTTTGAGGAAGATTTTTTATTTAAGAGATTTTTATCATCAAGCAATGGAACTATACCTAGTTTGGCAAATTTATTATTTATAAGTCCATTTTCAAATATTTCAACTAGTAAATTTCAAACAATAAAACTACCTCTTACTCCTATTGAAATTTATAAAAAAGCGGGTTATAAGGTTATTTTTATAAGTGCTGGAAATGGATCTTGGCAAAACATAAAAGAATATTTAAAAAAACAAGGAGTAGATGAAATTATAGATGAAAACAGCATAATTAATTCTTACCCTCAAGCCAAAACAACACAAAATGGCTATGGAATATCTGATGAATTTTTATATAAAAAAGCATATGAGATATTACAAGATAATCCCTATAAAACATTAATCATTGCCCTAACAATATCAAATCATCCACCATATTTAGATTATAATATAAAAATCAATCATGATCAAATACCAAATGAGCTATTAAAACTTCTTCCATATGATCATAAAAAACAACTGGCTATATTAAAAGCATATACTTATGCAAACAATGAATTTGGAAAATTTTTAAGCAAAATAAAACAAAGTAAGTTAAAAGATAAAATCATTATAGCCGCTACAGGAGATCATAGGACGAGAGATTTAAAAAATAACCTATATAATACAAAAGCCTTTTCTTATAGTGTTCCTTTTTATTTATATATCCCAAAAGTACTACAATACAATATTAATTATAATAAAAATAGAGTAGGATCGCATAAAGATATATTTCCAACCTTATATAATATAAGCCTTAATAATATAGAATACATTAGCATAGGTGGAAGAAATATGTTAGGCTTAACCAAAAATAAAAAACTAGAATTTGGAATAAACGATGCATTATGGATTGATAATCAAGGTGTGTATACTGCAAACAAGGGATATTTTTTTGAAAGCAACACTTCAATCAAAAACACAAATCAAGAAATCATTTTAGATAAATATCACAAAGAATTTCAAGAATTATATTATAAGTTAAACTGGTGGCAACTTAATAAAAGATTAAACAATTAA
- the uvrB gene encoding excinuclease ABC subunit UvrB — translation MFKLTSDFKPSPDQKQAIDGIVKSIKAGNKYQTLLGVTGSGKTFTMANIIKNLNMPTLIMSHNKSLCAQLYSEFKGFFASNHVEYFISYYDYYQPEAYIPRTDVFIEKDSSTNEDLERLRLSASASLLSYDDVICIASVSANYGLGNPSEYVGMVLILELNMQINQKELLKKLVDMGYKRNDNFFDRADFRVNGDIVDIYPAYYEDEAIRLEFFGNELESMYHYNVLENKKGKDLRKFILYPTSQFSVGETRLKEAIKGIKAELNERLAYFEHENKLVEAQRLKQRVEFDLEMLQSTGMCKGVENYALHLTGLKSGDTPYTLFDYFAIKNQDFLVIIDESHVSLPQFRGMFAGDRSRKQTLVDYGFRLPSALDNRPLMFDEFINKNCKFLFVSATPAPLELELSKKNIFYQIMRPTGLLDPKIEIKDSDNQVEILYDEAKKVIERNERVLITVLTKKMAEELSKYYLELGLKVKYMHSEIDAIERNEIIRGLRSGAFDILIGINLLREGLDLPEVSLIAIMDADKEGFLRSTTALIQTMGRAARNVNGKVLLFAKKITKSMQEAIDTTNERRVLQEAYNKRYNITPTSVKRNIEESLKQDLEQGEIYRKGKELEKIPAKERAKIVKELRKQMLEAAKNLEFEKAAMLRDEINKLRIL, via the coding sequence ATGTTTAAACTTACTAGCGATTTTAAACCAAGCCCTGATCAAAAACAAGCTATAGATGGTATAGTAAAAAGCATTAAAGCAGGAAATAAATATCAAACCTTACTAGGTGTTACAGGTAGTGGAAAAACTTTTACTATGGCAAACATCATCAAAAATTTAAATATGCCCACACTTATCATGTCGCACAATAAAAGCTTATGTGCACAACTTTATAGCGAATTTAAAGGTTTTTTTGCTAGCAATCATGTGGAATATTTTATAAGTTATTATGATTATTATCAACCTGAAGCTTACATACCAAGAACTGATGTTTTTATAGAAAAAGACAGCTCTACTAATGAAGATTTAGAAAGATTAAGATTAAGCGCAAGTGCTTCTCTTTTAAGTTATGATGATGTTATTTGCATAGCAAGTGTTTCAGCAAATTATGGTTTAGGAAATCCAAGCGAATATGTAGGCATGGTTTTGATCTTAGAGCTTAATATGCAAATAAATCAAAAAGAGCTTTTAAAAAAGCTTGTAGATATGGGCTATAAACGCAATGATAATTTCTTCGACAGGGCTGATTTTAGAGTAAATGGTGATATAGTGGATATATATCCAGCTTATTATGAAGATGAGGCCATTAGACTTGAATTTTTTGGTAATGAACTTGAATCGATGTATCATTACAATGTATTAGAAAACAAAAAAGGTAAAGATCTAAGAAAATTCATACTTTATCCAACTAGTCAATTTAGTGTAGGCGAAACAAGACTCAAAGAAGCTATCAAAGGTATAAAAGCTGAATTAAACGAGCGTCTTGCTTATTTTGAACACGAAAATAAACTCGTAGAAGCACAAAGATTAAAACAAAGAGTAGAATTTGATCTTGAAATGCTCCAAAGCACAGGTATGTGCAAGGGAGTGGAAAACTATGCCCTACATTTAACAGGGCTTAAAAGTGGAGATACACCTTATACACTTTTTGATTATTTTGCTATTAAAAATCAAGATTTTTTGGTAATTATTGATGAATCTCATGTGTCTTTACCGCAATTTCGTGGAATGTTTGCAGGAGATAGAAGTAGAAAGCAAACTTTGGTTGACTATGGTTTTCGCTTGCCAAGCGCCTTAGATAATAGACCTTTGATGTTTGATGAATTTATTAATAAAAATTGCAAATTTTTATTTGTTTCAGCCACGCCTGCACCTTTGGAACTAGAATTAAGCAAAAAAAACATTTTTTATCAAATTATGCGCCCAACAGGACTTTTAGATCCTAAAATAGAAATAAAAGATAGTGATAATCAAGTTGAAATTTTATATGATGAAGCTAAAAAAGTTATAGAACGTAACGAAAGAGTTTTAATCACAGTTCTAACCAAAAAAATGGCCGAAGAACTTAGCAAATACTACTTAGAGCTTGGTTTAAAAGTAAAATACATGCATTCAGAAATTGACGCAATTGAGCGTAATGAAATTATTCGTGGTTTAAGAAGTGGTGCTTTTGATATTTTAATAGGTATTAATCTTTTAAGAGAAGGACTTGATTTACCTGAAGTTTCTCTCATAGCAATTATGGACGCAGACAAAGAGGGTTTTTTAAGAAGTACCACTGCGCTCATTCAAACCATGGGACGTGCGGCTAGAAATGTAAATGGCAAAGTATTGCTTTTTGCCAAAAAAATTACAAAATCTATGCAAGAAGCCATTGATACCACCAACGAAAGAAGAGTCTTGCAAGAAGCTTATAATAAAAGATATAATATCACGCCAACTTCAGTAAAAAGGAATATAGAAGAGAGTTTAAAACAAGATCTTGAACAAGGAGAAATTTATCGCAAAGGAAAAGAACTTGAAAAGATACCTGCAAAAGAGCGTGCCAAAATAGTAAAAGAACTAAGAAAACAAATGTTAGAAGCAGCTAAAAATCTTGAATTTGAAAAAGCAGCAATGCTTAGAGATGAAATTAACAAACTAAGAATTTTATAG
- the serA gene encoding phosphoglycerate dehydrogenase, with protein sequence MKKIIVCDAILDKGVELLRKADDVELIEAAHLPKDELLAKLSDVDVAITRSSTDVDLKFINACSNLKALVRAGVGVDNVDIDECSKKGIIVMNVPTANTIAAVELTMNHLLCSARSFVNAHNFLKIQRRWEREKWYGVELMKKTLGVIGFGNIGSRVAVRAKAFGMKVIAYDPYVVASKMTDLGIECVNSLEIILTQSDFITIHTPKTKETTDMISFEEISKMKDGVRLINCARGGLYNEDALCEGLKSGKIAWLGIDVFNKEPATNHPFLDFENVSVTSHLGANTLESQENIAIQACEQALNAARGISYPNALNLPIKTEDLPSFVAPYIELISKMGFLAAQLDKTPIKAIKLESEGQIGEYNESLLTFATVSVLRGILGENINYINAHFVAKDKGVELSSRILPSSGYSNKITIKVVTDNSNLSISGTIFGENEQRIVELNGFDVDFKPKGKMIILNNNDIPGVIANVSGILAKNNVNIADFRLGRNGFGKALAVILLDTKISKALLEELRAIDACIFAEYAEI encoded by the coding sequence ATGAAGAAAATTATTGTGTGTGATGCAATATTAGACAAAGGTGTGGAGCTTTTAAGAAAAGCTGATGATGTAGAGCTTATTGAGGCAGCACATTTACCTAAAGATGAGCTTTTAGCAAAATTAAGTGATGTGGATGTAGCTATTACTAGGAGTTCAACAGATGTTGATTTAAAATTTATCAATGCATGTTCTAATTTAAAAGCTTTAGTTAGAGCAGGTGTTGGGGTTGATAATGTTGATATAGATGAATGTTCTAAAAAAGGCATTATTGTTATGAATGTTCCAACAGCCAATACTATAGCAGCAGTTGAGCTTACTATGAATCATTTATTATGCTCTGCAAGATCTTTTGTAAATGCACACAATTTCTTAAAAATACAAAGAAGATGGGAAAGGGAAAAGTGGTATGGTGTAGAGCTTATGAAAAAAACTTTAGGGGTTATAGGTTTTGGTAATATAGGCTCAAGAGTAGCTGTACGTGCAAAAGCTTTTGGTATGAAAGTTATTGCTTATGATCCTTATGTAGTGGCTTCTAAGATGACTGATCTAGGTATAGAATGTGTTAATTCTTTAGAAATAATTTTAACTCAAAGTGATTTTATTACCATACATACACCAAAAACAAAAGAAACCACAGATATGATTTCATTTGAAGAAATTAGCAAAATGAAAGATGGTGTAAGATTGATAAATTGTGCTAGAGGTGGTCTTTATAATGAAGATGCGTTATGTGAGGGTTTAAAAAGTGGTAAGATAGCTTGGCTTGGCATTGATGTGTTTAATAAAGAACCAGCAACTAATCATCCATTTTTAGACTTTGAAAATGTTTCTGTTACTTCTCATCTTGGAGCAAATACTTTAGAAAGTCAAGAAAATATTGCTATCCAAGCATGCGAGCAAGCTTTAAATGCTGCAAGAGGAATTTCTTATCCAAATGCTTTAAATTTACCGATAAAAACTGAAGATTTACCAAGTTTTGTTGCACCTTATATAGAGCTTATTTCAAAAATGGGTTTTTTGGCTGCTCAGCTTGATAAAACTCCTATTAAGGCTATTAAACTTGAAAGTGAAGGACAAATTGGTGAGTATAATGAGTCTTTATTAACTTTTGCAACAGTAAGTGTTTTAAGAGGAATTTTGGGTGAAAATATCAACTATATTAACGCACATTTTGTAGCTAAAGACAAAGGTGTTGAACTTTCTTCTCGTATTTTACCAAGTAGTGGATATAGTAATAAAATCACCATAAAAGTAGTTACTGATAATTCTAATCTTTCTATTTCAGGAACTATTTTTGGTGAAAATGAGCAAAGAATAGTAGAATTAAATGGTTTTGATGTAGATTTTAAGCCTAAGGGCAAGATGATTATTTTAAACAATAATGATATACCAGGGGTTATAGCTAATGTTAGTGGAATTTTAGCTAAAAATAATGTCAATATTGCTGATTTTAGACTTGGTAGAAATGGTTTTGGAAAAGCTTTAGCTGTAATTTTACTTGATACAAAAATTTCAAAAGCTTTACTTGAAGAATTAAGAGCTATCGATGCTTGTATTTTTGCAGAATATGCAGAAATTTAA
- a CDS encoding primosomal protein N': MNFYQLAIKGYYLDILTYESKEEFEILDEVIVDLTRKKNLKAIILQKCPKPDFKTQVIKEKTGFKLTQYQYELAQFITYYYASKIAFVLGMFESIKEYKNEKIHIEKAPNLSKNQQEALEFIKTKQMSLLFGDTGSGKTEIYISLIKEYLEQGKQVLLLMPEIALTPQMQKRLKVYFSEHFFLWHSKITKKKKQECLQDLANSKALLVVGARSALFLPFKNLGLIIIDEEHDNSYKASNNPKINARDLALFIAKKMHIKVLLGSATPSVVSFYKHPCFRLKGTFFESKKQFLYDESELSVSSKLLLELKISLRSKKQAVVFLPTRANFRQILCKECANTIKCPFCSIALSLHKNKNALKCHYCNFTKEIDQTCPTCNGVMLEAKKMGTAELCELLEKELVEFKPIIKRFDSDEVGSIKKLDMILKDFNQEKIDILVGTSMLAKGHDYHNVDLSVILGLDEYLFRPNFKALEETLALAMQVAGRAGRKGEGRVLLQTKNRSFFEKYIQDYDSFLKDELNTRNGLYPPFKRLLRLIIEDEDKNKALNLCEFIANKVQELKQVQLVGHGACGIEMLNKKWRFYVLLRADTHQELVKFEHFALNFKNITCDIDPVDFN, from the coding sequence TTGAATTTTTATCAACTTGCTATCAAAGGGTATTATTTAGATATCTTAACTTATGAAAGTAAAGAAGAATTTGAAATTTTAGATGAGGTAATAGTTGATCTTACAAGAAAAAAAAATCTCAAAGCTATAATTTTACAAAAATGTCCAAAACCTGATTTTAAAACCCAAGTTATAAAAGAAAAAACAGGCTTCAAACTAACACAATACCAATACGAACTTGCTCAATTTATTACTTATTATTATGCTAGTAAAATAGCTTTTGTTTTAGGTATGTTTGAAAGTATTAAAGAGTATAAAAATGAAAAAATTCATATAGAAAAAGCACCTAATTTAAGTAAAAATCAACAAGAAGCTTTGGAATTTATAAAAACTAAACAAATGAGCTTGTTATTTGGTGATACAGGAAGTGGTAAAACTGAAATTTATATTAGCTTGATAAAAGAATATCTAGAGCAAGGAAAGCAAGTTTTGCTTTTAATGCCAGAAATTGCTTTAACTCCACAAATGCAAAAAAGATTAAAAGTGTATTTTAGTGAGCATTTTTTCTTATGGCATTCTAAAATCACTAAGAAAAAAAAGCAAGAGTGTTTACAAGATTTAGCAAATTCAAAAGCTCTTTTGGTAGTGGGAGCTAGATCGGCTTTATTTTTACCTTTTAAAAATTTAGGCTTGATTATTATAGACGAAGAGCATGATAATTCTTATAAAGCTTCTAATAATCCAAAAATCAATGCAAGAGATTTAGCTTTATTTATAGCAAAAAAAATGCATATAAAAGTTCTTTTAGGTTCAGCCACTCCAAGCGTTGTAAGTTTTTATAAACATCCTTGTTTTAGACTAAAAGGAACTTTTTTTGAAAGTAAAAAGCAGTTTTTATATGATGAGAGTGAGCTTAGTGTTTCATCAAAATTACTTTTAGAATTAAAAATTAGCTTAAGAAGTAAAAAACAGGCTGTGGTATTTTTACCTACAAGGGCAAATTTTAGACAAATTTTATGTAAAGAATGTGCTAATACTATCAAATGCCCTTTTTGTTCTATTGCTTTGAGTTTGCATAAAAATAAAAATGCATTAAAATGTCATTATTGTAATTTTACTAAAGAAATAGATCAAACCTGCCCAACTTGCAATGGAGTTATGCTTGAAGCTAAAAAAATGGGTACAGCAGAACTTTGTGAGCTTTTGGAAAAAGAGTTGGTTGAATTTAAACCTATTATAAAAAGATTTGATAGTGATGAGGTTGGTAGTATAAAAAAGCTTGATATGATTTTAAAAGATTTTAATCAAGAAAAAATTGATATTTTAGTAGGTACTTCTATGCTTGCTAAAGGGCATGATTATCACAATGTAGATTTAAGTGTGATTTTGGGTCTTGATGAGTATTTATTTAGACCTAATTTTAAAGCCTTAGAAGAGACTTTGGCTCTTGCTATGCAAGTAGCAGGTCGTGCAGGTCGTAAGGGTGAAGGTAGGGTGCTTTTGCAAACTAAGAATAGATCTTTTTTTGAAAAATATATACAAGATTATGATAGCTTTTTGAAGGATGAATTAAACACTAGAAATGGGCTTTATCCTCCATTTAAAAGACTTTTAAGGCTAATTATTGAAGATGAGGATAAAAATAAAGCTTTAAATTTGTGTGAATTTATAGCTAATAAAGTTCAAGAATTAAAACAAGTGCAATTAGTAGGACACGGTGCTTGTGGCATTGAAATGTTAAATAAAAAATGGCGTTTTTATGTATTATTGCGTGCTGATACTCACCAAGAACTTGTAAAATTTGAGCACTTTGCCTTAAATTTTAAAAATATTACTTGTGATATAGATCCAGTTGATTTTAATTGA